In Streptomyces sp. NBC_00483, a single window of DNA contains:
- a CDS encoding amidohydrolase, whose product MNQLKSRESEADKPGESVPGTALPGALPEALRAELVAFRRDMHMHPELGNQEFRTTAALKTRLEKAGLAPRLLGMGTGLICDIGTETGEWGAADGPRGMLALRADIDALPIPDTKTDCVYRSTVPDRAHACGHDVHTTVVLGAGLVLADLHRKGQLPHAVRLLFQPAEEVLPGGAPDAIECGVLDGVRSIIGVHCDPKVDAGRIGIRPGPITSACDRLEVTLDGPGGHTARPHLTTDLVTAAAKVATEVPALVARRVDARSGLAVTWGRLETGHACNVIPQHAELSGTVRCLDLDAWRAAPDLVHGAIQEIADLYRAKPVVNYIRGVPPVVNDPVVTDLLRDAMTSRRGPDSVEDTQQSLGGEDFSWYLEHVPGAMARLGVKPPGDWGSRDLHQGDFDVDEASIEVGVELFTAAALLDSA is encoded by the coding sequence GTGAACCAGTTGAAGTCCCGTGAGTCAGAGGCCGACAAGCCCGGGGAATCCGTGCCGGGCACCGCACTTCCGGGTGCGCTGCCCGAGGCGCTCCGCGCCGAACTCGTCGCGTTCCGGCGAGACATGCACATGCACCCCGAGCTGGGCAATCAGGAGTTCCGCACCACCGCGGCGCTCAAGACCCGCCTCGAGAAGGCCGGTCTCGCGCCGCGCCTGCTCGGCATGGGGACCGGGCTCATCTGTGACATCGGCACCGAGACCGGTGAGTGGGGTGCGGCGGACGGGCCGCGCGGGATGCTCGCGCTGCGTGCGGACATCGACGCGCTGCCGATCCCGGACACCAAGACGGACTGCGTGTACCGGTCGACGGTGCCGGACCGGGCGCACGCCTGCGGTCACGATGTGCACACGACGGTCGTGCTCGGGGCGGGGCTCGTCCTCGCGGACCTGCACCGCAAGGGCCAACTTCCGCACGCCGTAAGGCTGCTGTTCCAGCCCGCCGAAGAGGTGCTTCCCGGTGGTGCGCCGGACGCGATCGAGTGCGGGGTCCTTGACGGCGTACGCAGCATCATCGGCGTGCACTGCGACCCGAAGGTCGACGCGGGCCGGATCGGCATCAGGCCCGGCCCCATCACCTCGGCCTGCGACCGCCTGGAGGTCACCCTCGACGGCCCCGGCGGCCACACGGCGCGTCCGCACCTGACCACGGACCTGGTCACCGCCGCGGCCAAGGTCGCCACGGAGGTGCCGGCGCTGGTCGCTCGCCGCGTCGACGCGCGCTCGGGCCTTGCCGTCACGTGGGGGCGGCTTGAGACGGGTCACGCGTGCAACGTGATCCCGCAGCACGCCGAGCTGTCCGGCACGGTGCGCTGCCTGGACCTGGACGCGTGGCGCGCGGCGCCGGACCTCGTCCACGGGGCGATCCAGGAAATCGCGGACCTGTACCGCGCGAAGCCGGTCGTCAACTACATCCGCGGAGTCCCCCCGGTGGTCAACGATCCGGTGGTCACGGACCTGTTGCGCGACGCGATGACGTCCCGACGCGGGCCCGACTCCGTCGAGGACACCCAACAGAGCCTCGGCGGCGAGGACTTCTCCTGGTACCTGGAGCACGTCCCCGGCGCGATGGCCCGCCTGGGCGTGAAGCCCCCGGGCGACTGGGGCTCCCGCGACCTCCACCAGGGCGACTTCGACGTGGACGAGGCGTCGATCGAGGTCGGCGTGGAACTCTTCACGGCGGCGGCGCTGCTCGACTCCGCGTGA
- a CDS encoding ABC transporter ATP-binding protein: MNASQSPPAVELAGITKRFPGVVANHDIHLTVNKGTVHALVGENGAGKSTLMKILYGMQKPDEGTIAIDGTAVTYSSPADAIARGIGMVHQHFMLADNLTVLENVVLGSEKLYGIGARARRKILEISERYGLGVRPDVLLEDLGVADRQRVEILKVLYRGATTLILDEPTAVLVPQEVDALFDNLRELKAEGLSVIFISHKLGEVLSVADEITVIRRGTTVGTAVPAETTSKQLAELMVGSELPTPETAESTVTDRAVIEVSGLRLDAEGGRPLLDDISFTIHAGEVLGLAGVEGNGQTELIDALIGLKHADSGTIALAGTEITSWVTRKRREQGIGYIPEDRHRHGLLLESSLWENRILGHVTEKPNARGILIDIKAAQADTRRIVEEYDVRTPGIDVTAASLSGGNQQKLIVGREMSHKPRFLIAAHPTRGVDVGAQAQIWDQIREARREGLAVLLISADLDELIGLSDTLRVMYRGRLVADADPATITPEELGSAMTGAASGHLEHVEEEGAEIPAARQPEDES, from the coding sequence ATCAACGCGTCCCAGAGCCCGCCGGCCGTCGAACTGGCCGGCATCACCAAACGCTTCCCCGGCGTCGTCGCCAACCACGACATCCATCTCACCGTGAACAAGGGCACCGTGCACGCCCTCGTGGGTGAGAACGGTGCGGGCAAGTCGACGCTGATGAAGATCCTCTACGGCATGCAGAAGCCGGACGAGGGCACCATTGCCATCGACGGCACCGCTGTCACGTACTCCTCGCCCGCCGACGCCATCGCACGCGGCATCGGCATGGTGCACCAGCACTTCATGCTCGCCGACAACCTCACGGTCCTCGAGAACGTGGTGCTCGGCAGCGAGAAGCTGTACGGGATCGGGGCACGGGCCCGCCGTAAGATCCTTGAGATATCCGAGCGTTACGGCCTGGGCGTACGCCCCGACGTCCTCCTGGAAGACCTCGGTGTCGCCGACCGGCAGCGCGTCGAGATCCTCAAGGTCCTCTACCGGGGCGCCACCACGCTGATCCTCGACGAGCCGACCGCCGTGCTCGTGCCGCAGGAGGTCGACGCGCTCTTCGACAACCTGCGCGAGCTCAAGGCCGAGGGCCTCTCCGTCATCTTCATCTCGCACAAGCTCGGCGAAGTCCTCTCCGTGGCCGACGAGATCACCGTCATCCGGCGCGGCACGACGGTCGGCACCGCCGTCCCCGCCGAGACCACGTCGAAGCAGCTCGCCGAGCTGATGGTCGGCTCCGAACTGCCCACACCGGAGACCGCCGAGTCGACCGTCACCGACCGCGCCGTCATCGAGGTCAGCGGACTGCGCCTCGACGCGGAGGGCGGCCGGCCGCTCCTCGACGACATCTCGTTCACGATCCACGCGGGCGAGGTCCTCGGCCTCGCGGGCGTCGAGGGCAACGGCCAGACCGAGCTGATCGACGCGCTCATCGGCCTCAAGCACGCGGACTCGGGGACCATCGCGCTGGCCGGTACGGAGATCACCTCCTGGGTCACCCGCAAGCGCCGCGAGCAGGGCATCGGCTACATCCCCGAGGACCGCCACCGGCACGGACTGCTCCTGGAGTCCTCGCTCTGGGAGAACCGGATCCTCGGCCACGTCACCGAGAAGCCCAACGCGCGCGGCATCCTCATCGACATCAAGGCCGCGCAGGCCGACACCCGCCGCATCGTCGAGGAGTACGACGTCCGCACCCCCGGCATCGACGTCACGGCGGCGTCCCTGTCCGGCGGCAACCAGCAAAAGCTCATCGTGGGCCGGGAGATGAGCCACAAGCCGCGCTTCCTCATCGCCGCCCACCCCACGCGCGGCGTCGACGTCGGCGCGCAGGCCCAGATCTGGGACCAGATCCGCGAGGCCCGCCGCGAGGGCCTCGCCGTCCTGCTGATCTCCGCCGACCTGGACGAGCTGATCGGCCTGTCCGACACCCTGCGCGTGATGTACCGGGGCCGGCTCGTCGCCGACGCCGACCCGGCCACGATCACGCCCGAGGAGCTGGGTTCGGCCATGACGGGCGCGGCCTCGGGACACCTGGAACACGTAGAAGAAGAAGGCGCCGAGATTCCGGCGGCCCGGCAGCCGGAGGACGAGTCCTGA
- a CDS encoding DUF6716 putative glycosyltransferase, whose amino-acid sequence MPVRNRKQLRVAVLADSDTRWKWGSLTASRIAPDSVALDGYLLRGRATPTPRQLREIGVRADSLREVTAVEFLREMGSAASGDRESRGYDVVLLALVGGGVQAVLHGLAHAWRGAARRPVVVTGYVGVVYEKLADGLLLRHGADVVLANSGYDADRFRAVYEGVGADASAVTECALPFLGGEPYTGGAAPYTVTFAAQPSVPDTAADRDYLLGRLVRHAESHPDREVLLKLRSKPGEHTTHIEEIPYQKLAQRRELPANFRLVYGNMGEVLDRTDLLVTVSSTAALESLHRRIPTALLTDLGVREALGNHHFTGSNCLVSWDQLDAGVRPEPDPGWLARQGVAADGTYESAFDGARARVAELLDADRPALTPYYSRTTAPGYLPRILARHHLAPDGSPLPGAPAADRAPGPVRQVVRRAARGAYRHGVQRVAPVIRRMGEL is encoded by the coding sequence GTGCCAGTAAGGAACCGAAAGCAGCTCAGGGTCGCCGTGCTCGCGGACTCCGACACCCGGTGGAAATGGGGGTCGCTCACCGCCTCCCGCATCGCCCCCGACAGTGTCGCCCTCGACGGCTATCTGCTGCGCGGCCGGGCCACCCCGACCCCGCGCCAGCTCCGCGAGATCGGCGTCCGCGCCGACAGCCTGCGCGAGGTCACGGCCGTCGAATTCCTGCGCGAGATGGGGTCGGCAGCATCCGGCGACCGCGAGTCCCGCGGATACGACGTCGTGCTGCTCGCCCTCGTCGGCGGGGGAGTCCAGGCCGTCCTGCACGGCCTCGCCCACGCCTGGCGGGGAGCGGCGCGCCGCCCCGTCGTCGTCACCGGCTATGTCGGCGTCGTCTACGAGAAGCTCGCCGACGGCCTCCTCCTGCGGCACGGCGCCGACGTGGTGCTCGCCAACTCGGGCTACGACGCGGACCGGTTCCGCGCCGTGTACGAGGGAGTGGGCGCGGACGCCTCCGCGGTGACCGAGTGCGCGCTGCCGTTCCTCGGCGGCGAGCCGTACACCGGCGGCGCCGCCCCGTACACGGTGACCTTCGCGGCGCAGCCGTCCGTGCCGGACACCGCGGCCGACCGCGACTATCTGCTGGGCCGCCTCGTCCGGCACGCCGAGTCGCACCCCGACCGCGAGGTGCTGCTCAAGCTGCGCAGCAAGCCCGGCGAACACACCACGCACATCGAGGAGATCCCCTACCAGAAGCTCGCGCAGCGCCGCGAGCTGCCGGCCAACTTCCGGCTCGTGTACGGGAACATGGGCGAGGTCCTCGACCGTACGGACCTGCTCGTCACGGTCAGCTCCACCGCCGCCCTCGAATCGCTGCACCGGCGCATCCCGACCGCGCTGCTCACCGACCTGGGCGTGCGCGAGGCCCTCGGCAACCACCACTTCACGGGCTCGAACTGCCTCGTGTCCTGGGACCAGTTGGACGCGGGAGTGCGGCCCGAACCGGACCCCGGCTGGCTCGCCCGGCAGGGCGTCGCGGCCGACGGCACGTACGAAAGCGCCTTCGACGGCGCGCGGGCCCGGGTCGCCGAACTGCTCGACGCCGACCGGCCCGCTCTCACTCCGTACTACAGCCGCACCACCGCCCCCGGCTATCTGCCGCGCATCCTCGCCCGCCACCACCTCGCACCCGACGGCAGCCCGCTGCCCGGCGCGCCCGCCGCCGACCGGGCGCCGGGCCCTGTGCGACAGGTCGTGCGCCGGGCCGCCCGTGGCGCCTACCGGCACGGGGTGCAGCGCGTCGCCCCCGTGATCCGGCGGATGGGGGAGCTGTGA
- a CDS encoding N-acetylneuraminate synthase family protein, with the protein MSNARLSHASDSRIRSFGSREAGPGRPVYITGEIGINHNGDLENAFRLIDAAAEAGCDAVKFQKRTPEICTPRDQWDIERDTPWGRMTYIDYRHRVEFGEDEYRAIDEYCKKRGIDWFASPWDTEAVAFLEKFDVPAHKVASASLTDDELLRALRATGRTVILSTGMSTPKQIRHAVEVLGSDNILMCHATSTYPAQAEELNLRVINTLQAEYPNVPIGYSGHETGLQTTLAAVALGAAFVERHITLDRAMWGSDQAASVEPGGLTRLVRDIRTIEESLGDGVKKVYESELGPMKKLRRVPGVVADAEIAVAAGEPVGV; encoded by the coding sequence ATGTCCAACGCGCGTCTTTCCCACGCATCCGACTCCCGTATCCGCAGCTTCGGTTCGCGCGAGGCCGGCCCCGGCCGCCCCGTCTACATCACCGGCGAGATCGGCATCAACCACAACGGTGACCTGGAGAACGCGTTCCGGCTGATCGACGCCGCCGCCGAAGCCGGCTGCGACGCCGTCAAGTTCCAGAAGCGCACCCCCGAGATCTGCACGCCGCGCGACCAGTGGGACATCGAGCGGGACACCCCCTGGGGCCGGATGACGTACATCGACTACCGGCACCGCGTCGAGTTCGGCGAGGACGAGTACCGGGCCATCGACGAGTACTGCAAGAAGCGCGGCATCGACTGGTTCGCCTCCCCGTGGGACACCGAGGCCGTCGCCTTCCTTGAGAAGTTCGACGTCCCCGCCCACAAGGTGGCCTCCGCCTCCCTCACGGACGACGAGCTGCTCCGCGCCCTGCGCGCGACGGGCCGCACGGTGATCCTCTCCACCGGCATGTCGACGCCGAAGCAGATCCGCCACGCGGTCGAGGTCCTCGGCTCGGACAACATCCTCATGTGCCACGCCACGTCGACGTACCCGGCGCAGGCCGAGGAGCTCAACCTCCGCGTCATCAACACCCTCCAGGCCGAGTACCCGAACGTCCCGATCGGCTACTCCGGCCACGAGACCGGCCTCCAGACGACGCTCGCCGCCGTCGCCCTCGGCGCCGCCTTCGTCGAGCGCCACATCACCCTCGACCGCGCCATGTGGGGCTCCGACCAGGCCGCCTCCGTGGAGCCGGGGGGCCTCACGCGCCTCGTGCGCGACATCCGCACCATCGAGGAGTCCCTCGGTGACGGCGTCAAGAAGGTCTACGAGTCCGAGCTCGGCCCGATGAAGAAGCTGCGCCGCGTGCCGGGCGTCGTCGCCGACGCGGAGATCGCCGTCGCCGCCGGCGAGCCGGTGGGCGTCTGA
- a CDS encoding Cmx/CmrA family chloramphenicol efflux MFS transporter has protein sequence MPFALHLLALAVFAQGTSEFMLSGLGPDIAHDLGVSIPAAGALTSAFAIGMIVGAPLTAVLAVRWPRRPALFGFLLVFALVHVVGALTSSFSVLLGTRVVAALANAGFLAVALATAVSMVAPDAKGRATSILLGGTTLACVAGVPGGALLGQLLGWRAAFWAVALICVPAMIAVLRSVPAESGPGARGDVRAEARALRGPRLLTVLLLGALVNAATFCTFTYLAPVATEVTGIGAARVPALLALFGLGSFAGVSAAGRLSDTYPTRVLVLGGAALLLGWVVFAFAAGNVAATLVLAFVQGALSFAVGSTLIAQALYAASGAPTLAGGLATAALNVGAALGPWAGGLAIGGGLGYRGVPGVSALLVALAFVVTCVARVVRRRVGGGATDEAVVGG, from the coding sequence GTGCCTTTCGCTCTCCACCTGCTCGCCCTCGCCGTCTTCGCGCAGGGAACATCCGAGTTCATGCTCTCGGGGCTCGGCCCCGACATCGCCCATGACCTGGGCGTCTCCATCCCCGCCGCCGGTGCGCTCACCTCCGCCTTCGCGATCGGCATGATCGTCGGGGCGCCGCTCACGGCCGTCCTCGCCGTGCGGTGGCCACGCCGCCCGGCCCTCTTCGGCTTCCTCCTGGTCTTCGCCCTTGTACATGTCGTCGGCGCGCTGACCAGCAGCTTCTCCGTACTGCTCGGCACGCGTGTCGTCGCGGCGCTCGCCAACGCAGGGTTCCTCGCGGTCGCCCTCGCCACGGCGGTGAGCATGGTCGCGCCCGATGCCAAGGGCCGCGCCACGTCGATCCTGCTCGGCGGCACCACCCTGGCCTGCGTCGCGGGCGTGCCCGGCGGGGCGCTGCTCGGCCAGCTCCTCGGCTGGCGGGCCGCGTTCTGGGCCGTCGCGCTGATCTGCGTACCCGCGATGATCGCCGTGCTGCGGTCGGTGCCGGCGGAGTCGGGGCCGGGTGCGCGCGGCGACGTACGGGCGGAGGCGCGGGCGCTGCGCGGTCCGCGGCTGCTCACGGTGCTGCTGCTCGGCGCGCTGGTCAACGCCGCCACGTTCTGTACGTTCACGTACCTGGCGCCCGTCGCCACGGAGGTCACCGGGATCGGTGCGGCCCGGGTCCCGGCGCTGCTCGCGCTCTTCGGCCTCGGCTCGTTCGCCGGGGTCAGCGCGGCGGGCCGGCTCTCGGACACGTATCCGACGCGGGTCCTGGTGCTCGGCGGGGCGGCGCTCCTGCTCGGCTGGGTCGTGTTCGCGTTCGCTGCGGGCAACGTCGCGGCGACCCTCGTCCTCGCCTTCGTCCAGGGCGCCCTGTCCTTCGCGGTCGGCTCCACCCTCATCGCCCAGGCCCTCTACGCGGCGTCCGGCGCGCCCACCCTCGCGGGCGGCCTCGCGACGGCCGCGCTCAACGTCGGCGCGGCGCTCGGGCCGTGGGCCGGCGGGCTCGCGATCGGGGGCGGGCTCGGGTACCGGGGCGTGCCGGGGGTGAGCGCGTTGCTCGTGGCGCTTGCGTTCGTTGTGACGTGTGTCGCACGAGTGGTACGCAGGAGGGTCGGTGGCGGGGCCACCGATGAGGCCGTCGTCGGGGGCTGA
- a CDS encoding BMP family lipoprotein, giving the protein MRPSRTSRLTHISVAVIGLALAATACGGTSADKAGDDAKDKNLGLAISYDVGGRGDQSFNDAAYSGMVKADKEFGYKSDDQEPSDGESDADKIARLSSLAKKGYNPVVGVGFAYAPAVKAAAAKYPKTTFGIIDDSTIQAKNVADLVFSEEQGSYLAGVAAAKATKSDIVGYVGGVDVPLIHKFEAGFVQGVKDTNPKVKVLTQYLTETAQEGGFSSPDKGKTAAAAQLEKGADVIYHAAGLSGQGVIEAAAAKKKFAIGVDSDQYEQKPLAKYKDYILTSATKDVGRAVYELAKSVHDKKPLSGVTRFDLKAGGVGITDTNPEYKEVPGLADAVEKAKQDIIDGKVKVATKP; this is encoded by the coding sequence ATGCGTCCATCTCGTACGTCCCGGCTCACCCACATCTCCGTCGCCGTCATCGGTCTCGCTCTCGCCGCCACCGCCTGCGGCGGCACCAGCGCGGACAAGGCGGGCGACGACGCCAAGGACAAGAACCTCGGGCTCGCCATCTCCTACGACGTCGGCGGCCGCGGCGACCAGTCCTTCAACGACGCCGCGTACTCGGGCATGGTCAAGGCCGACAAGGAGTTCGGATACAAGAGCGACGACCAGGAGCCCAGCGACGGCGAGAGCGATGCCGACAAGATCGCGCGGCTCAGCTCGCTCGCCAAGAAGGGCTACAACCCGGTCGTCGGCGTCGGCTTCGCGTACGCCCCCGCCGTGAAGGCCGCCGCCGCGAAGTACCCGAAGACCACCTTCGGCATCATCGACGACTCCACGATCCAGGCGAAGAACGTCGCCGACCTGGTCTTCAGCGAGGAGCAGGGCTCGTACCTCGCCGGTGTCGCCGCCGCCAAGGCCACCAAGAGCGACATCGTCGGATACGTCGGCGGCGTCGACGTACCGCTCATCCACAAGTTCGAGGCCGGCTTCGTCCAGGGCGTGAAGGACACGAACCCGAAGGTCAAGGTGCTCACGCAGTACCTCACGGAGACCGCCCAGGAAGGCGGCTTCTCCAGCCCCGACAAGGGCAAGACGGCCGCCGCCGCCCAGCTGGAGAAGGGCGCCGACGTCATCTACCACGCGGCCGGCCTGTCCGGTCAGGGCGTGATCGAGGCCGCCGCCGCGAAGAAGAAGTTCGCGATCGGCGTCGACTCCGACCAGTACGAGCAGAAGCCGCTGGCCAAGTACAAGGACTACATCCTGACGTCCGCCACGAAGGACGTCGGCCGCGCCGTCTACGAACTCGCCAAGTCCGTGCACGACAAGAAGCCGCTGTCCGGTGTGACCCGGTTCGACCTCAAGGCGGGTGGCGTCGGCATCACCGACACCAACCCGGAGTACAAGGAGGTCCCGGGCCTGGCCGACGCGGTGGAGAAGGCCAAGCAGGACATCATCGACGGCAAGGTGAAGGTCGCGACCAAGCCGTAG
- a CDS encoding BMP family lipoprotein produces the protein MRRVSRIALAGTATVALATSLTACGGTSSEAAKDKNGGKATGIAISYDVGGRGDQSFNDAAYAGMVKAKKEFGYKGEDQEPTDGETDADKTARLVSLAKAGYNPVVGIGYAYAPAVKAAAAKYPKTTFGIVDDATVQAKNVADLVFSEQEASYLAGVAAAKATKTDTVGFVGGVDVPLIHKFEAGFTQGVKDTNPKVKVVKQYLTETADEGGFSSPDKGKTAASAQIEKGADVVYHAAGLSGQGVIQAAAAKKVWAIGVDSDQYAQKALAKYKASILTSATKNVSEAVYNLAKSVQDGKPETGVVTGDLKSGEVGLAGSNPKFSGDEEIQKALKTAKSGITSGKIKVQSKP, from the coding sequence ATGCGCCGGGTTTCCCGCATCGCGCTCGCAGGCACTGCGACCGTCGCCCTCGCCACCTCGCTCACCGCCTGCGGCGGCACGTCCAGCGAGGCCGCCAAGGACAAGAACGGTGGCAAGGCCACGGGCATCGCCATCTCCTACGACGTCGGTGGCCGCGGCGACCAGTCGTTCAACGACGCCGCGTACGCGGGCATGGTCAAGGCCAAGAAGGAGTTCGGCTACAAGGGCGAGGACCAGGAGCCGACCGACGGCGAGACCGACGCGGACAAGACCGCGCGCCTGGTCTCCCTCGCCAAGGCGGGCTACAACCCCGTCGTCGGCATCGGTTACGCCTACGCCCCCGCCGTGAAGGCCGCCGCCGCGAAGTACCCGAAGACCACCTTCGGCATCGTCGACGACGCCACGGTCCAGGCGAAGAACGTCGCCGACCTCGTCTTCAGCGAGCAGGAGGCCTCCTACCTCGCCGGTGTCGCCGCCGCCAAGGCCACCAAGACCGACACCGTCGGCTTCGTGGGTGGCGTCGACGTACCGCTCATCCACAAGTTCGAGGCCGGCTTCACGCAGGGCGTGAAGGACACGAACCCGAAGGTCAAGGTCGTCAAGCAGTACTTGACCGAGACCGCCGACGAGGGCGGCTTCTCCAGCCCCGACAAGGGCAAGACCGCCGCGTCCGCGCAGATCGAGAAGGGCGCCGACGTGGTCTACCACGCGGCGGGCCTGTCCGGGCAGGGCGTCATCCAGGCCGCCGCCGCCAAGAAGGTCTGGGCGATCGGCGTCGACTCCGACCAGTACGCGCAGAAGGCCCTGGCCAAGTACAAGGCCAGCATTCTGACTTCGGCGACGAAGAACGTGTCGGAGGCCGTGTACAACCTGGCCAAGTCGGTCCAGGATGGCAAGCCCGAGACGGGTGTCGTCACCGGTGACCTGAAGTCGGGGGAGGTCGGCCTCGCGGGCTCGAACCCGAAGTTCTCCGGCGACGAGGAGATCCAGAAGGCGCTGAAGACCGCGAAGTCGGGGATCACCAGCGGCAAGATCAAGGTTCAGAGCAAGCCGTAA
- a CDS encoding N-acylneuraminate cytidylyltransferase, translated as MTDLETVQAAPEAGLAAPVRRVLAVIPARGGSKGVPAKNLAPVGGTPLVARAVRECLATRQVTDVVVSTDDAAIAAAARDAGAEVVTRPTAIAGDKSSSEAAVLHAMDAHEALHGAAVDVVLLVQCTSPFLVREDIDAVVGAILDKGADSALTVAAFHGFVWRDEADEPQSTSVHSKAVEGGVAVLADRKTATGGGYGVNHDKSQRQMRQDRPQDLLETGAVYGMETSGFRRHAHRFFGRTELVRTDPARVLEIDDPHDLARARALAPLFDQQSVLPSREDVDAVVLDFDGTQTDDKVLIDSEGREFVTVHRGDGLGIAALRRSGLELLILSTEVNPVVAARARKLKIPVLHGIDRKDLALKQWCEEQGIAPERVLYVGNDVNDLPCFALAGWPVAVASAHDVVRGAARAVTTVPGGEGAIREIASWILGPSLDSLNK; from the coding sequence ATGACCGACCTTGAGACGGTCCAGGCCGCCCCGGAGGCGGGCCTCGCCGCCCCCGTACGACGCGTCCTCGCCGTGATCCCCGCCCGCGGCGGCTCCAAGGGCGTACCGGCGAAGAACCTGGCCCCGGTCGGCGGCACCCCCCTGGTGGCCCGCGCCGTGCGCGAGTGCCTCGCCACCCGGCAGGTAACCGACGTCGTGGTCTCCACCGACGACGCCGCCATCGCCGCCGCCGCGCGGGACGCGGGCGCCGAGGTCGTGACCCGGCCCACCGCCATCGCCGGCGACAAGTCCAGCTCCGAGGCCGCCGTACTGCACGCCATGGACGCGCACGAGGCGCTGCACGGCGCGGCCGTCGACGTGGTGCTGCTCGTCCAGTGCACCAGCCCCTTCCTCGTACGGGAGGACATCGACGCGGTGGTCGGCGCGATCCTCGACAAGGGCGCCGACAGCGCCCTGACCGTCGCGGCGTTCCACGGCTTCGTATGGCGGGACGAGGCGGATGAACCGCAGTCGACCTCCGTACACAGCAAGGCCGTTGAGGGCGGCGTCGCCGTCCTCGCCGACCGGAAGACCGCGACCGGCGGCGGCTACGGCGTCAACCACGACAAGTCGCAGCGCCAGATGCGCCAGGACCGGCCCCAGGACCTCCTGGAGACCGGCGCCGTCTACGGCATGGAGACCAGCGGGTTCCGCCGCCACGCGCACCGCTTCTTCGGCCGCACCGAACTGGTGCGCACCGACCCCGCGCGCGTGCTGGAGATCGACGACCCGCACGACCTCGCGCGCGCCCGCGCGCTGGCCCCCCTCTTCGACCAGCAGTCCGTCCTCCCCTCCAGGGAAGACGTCGACGCGGTCGTCCTCGACTTCGACGGCACCCAGACCGACGACAAGGTGCTGATCGACTCCGAAGGACGGGAGTTCGTCACCGTGCACCGCGGTGACGGCCTCGGCATCGCGGCCCTCCGCAGGAGCGGCCTCGAACTGCTGATCCTGTCCACGGAGGTGAACCCGGTCGTCGCCGCCCGGGCCAGGAAGCTCAAGATCCCGGTCCTGCACGGCATCGACCGCAAGGACCTCGCACTCAAGCAGTGGTGCGAGGAGCAGGGCATCGCGCCCGAGCGCGTGCTCTACGTCGGCAACGACGTCAACGACCTCCCGTGCTTCGCCCTCGCGGGCTGGCCCGTGGCGGTCGCCAGTGCCCATGACGTCGTGCGCGGCGCCGCACGCGCCGTCACCACCGTCCCCGGAGGCGAAGGCGCGATCCGAGAGATCGCCAGCTGGATCCTCGGCCCTTCTCTCGATTCCCTCAACAAGTAA